The following DNA comes from Flavobacterium sp. N3904.
CTTTTTAGATACAATTCATAACCGGATAATGATAGCAATAATCTGCGCCAATACATTACGTCTTCATTTCCATCCAAATTATAATTTATCGGTGCATAATACGATTGTGTCATAGATATCGTTTGCAAGCACCGTTCTATAAGTTTTCCTATATTCGAAAAGCTCCAACCTAATCCTCTAGGCATGGTTACGTGAGAAATTCCATTATAAAGCAAGAGATCTTTGTTGAGTTTGTTAACAATATTTAAGGCATCTGACGTTTCTAGTTTTTTTGGTAGCTCGGGAGAATTCATATAATGATACAACGAATTGATATGTTCCCAAAGTTCTTTGGTTATTTTGTCTTGGGAACCTCTGGCATTTTCTCTGGCTTTTATTACCAGATTTTTTACCGAATTGTGATTCAAACTATCACAAATAATGTATTTGAGCACAAAGTTGGTATCATACTGCACCTCATTTATTTGATCGTAGGTTAAATCAGTATAATATTTTAGCAAAGGTTTGTATCCTTGACAATCATCATCTGTTTCTTTGTCAAATGACAGAATGTAACTTGTATTGAGAGTAAGTAACATTCCATCAGTTCTTTCCATATATCTGTTGAGCCAAAACATTCCGTCTGCAACTCGACTTAGCATATTTGCTTTCATCTACTTCAATTTATAAATTTTAAAAAAGCTTTTTTATTAGCAACAGAATAATTGTAACATTTTCTGCCAAAATTATGTACTGCGTCAGTTCGCAAAAACTCGTGTGGGCGTGACCCTGTTGAAAAAAGAGGCTTACTTGTAGTGACGCTTATACAGCCCCTTTCCTCAACAGGGTCGGGCTATCAAGAGCGCATGGCGCCTTGCTTTATCCCTCACGCAATCCCATAAATCGCCATCTCGTAATATATACAAGTTCACAACGATTGAAAAGAGGGACCTAAATAATGCTCTATTTTAGCATTTGAATATAATAGGTTCTACAATGGTTTCTATTATTGACTCGATGATAGGAGCCTGAGATTCTGTGTATTTGTTGAGTAAAAACATCCCGTTTGTAACTCCACTTAGCATAGTTGTTTTCATTTGAATTGATTTTAAAAATTGATATTAATAGATTTTGATTTTATTTATAAATCGCTTGATTAAATTTTCTTCTGTTTCACTGTTTGGTTTTTCCAAAATAGGTTCCTCAACAGTTTTAATTGACTTTATTTTTTCTTTTTTTGGTTTAATTTCGATATTTGAATCTAAATTGGGTATTTCAGGTTCTGCTGATATTGTTATTTTTTCGATTACGGTTTCGTTTGAAATCTCTTCTTTAGGTTCAGTTGGTTTCGCTTCGTTTAAATGGTCTAAAACCATTTCTGGTAAAAAGGCAAACATAGGGTTGTCGTTTTTTTCTGTGTTTATTGTCTTTGTTTTCATTTTGATTCATTTTAATATTAAAATGAAATTACTTTATGATCCAAGTGTCTTTGCTTCCTCCTCCTTGAGAAGAGTTGACGACCAATGAACCTTCTGTTAGCGCGACTCGAGTCAGTCCGCCAGGCACTATTTCTACTCCATTGGGTCCACATAAAGCATAAGGTCTTAGATCTACATGGCGTAATTTCAATTGGCCATCAATTAAGCAGGGAACTGTACTGAGTTGAATAATAGGTTGTGCGATAAAATTTCTGGGATTGGCTAGAATGGCAATTTTTCCATTTTCAAGTTCTTCTTGGGTAGCTTTGTTTCCCATAATCATTCCGTAACCACCACTCCCATTGGTTTCTTTGATTACCATATTTTCCATATCGGCAAATACCAATTCTCTTTCTTCTTTATTTTCCATTTGGTATGTTGGAACATTTTTAAGTATAGGTTCTTCGTTAAGGTAATATTTTATCATATCTGGCACATACGCATAGACTGCTTTGTCATCGGCAACACCATTTCCAACGGCGTTTACCAAGGCTACATTGCCGTGGCGATAAGCGCTAATCAGTCCAGGAACACCCAATGTGCTTTCAGGTTTAAAAACCAACGGATCCAAATAATCGTCGTCCAAACGTCGGTAAATAACATCAACTTGTTGCAAGCCCGAAGTGGTTTTCATATATACTTTATTATTGTTGACCGTCAAGTCTCTTCCTTCTACTAGCGGAATTCC
Coding sequences within:
- a CDS encoding alpha-E domain-containing protein, translating into MKANMLSRVADGMFWLNRYMERTDGMLLTLNTSYILSFDKETDDDCQGYKPLLKYYTDLTYDQINEVQYDTNFVLKYIICDSLNHNSVKNLVIKARENARGSQDKITKELWEHINSLYHYMNSPELPKKLETSDALNIVNKLNKDLLLYNGISHVTMPRGLGWSFSNIGKLIERCLQTISMTQSYYAPINYNLDGNEDVMYWRRLLLSLSGYELYLKSYSNLKHNRKIVQHVIFNRDFAHSVIYTLDLINKYLDCLVKDNELSEARTLYNQFGRLKSYIAFTDYQHLTDKQLEEVLENTKTQLNQFSIDFSKLFFSYT